The following proteins come from a genomic window of Natronosalvus vescus:
- a CDS encoding PspA/IM30 family protein has translation MGILSRTSYIIRSKISSFLDRQEDPTQTLDYSYEQMRDQLQQVKRGIADLTTQKKRLEMQKRRLEENVDKHNGQARTAVQQGREDLARRALEKKKAKMNQIEELERQISDLQQQQDRLIEQKDELQSRIEEFRTKKETMKARYEAAEASSTVSEAMTATGEEFEDVGRAIERAEERTQDMEARAAALDELHESGAFEDVLSDKDTIDRELEALSTDSGVDAELETLKAEVGGEAESEGEAVDADVETDADIDAELEDLETEVNDDEVDAELEDLQEETEN, from the coding sequence ATGGGTATCCTCTCTCGGACGTCCTACATCATCCGGTCGAAGATCAGTTCGTTTCTCGACCGCCAGGAGGATCCGACGCAGACGCTCGATTACTCCTACGAGCAGATGCGCGATCAGCTCCAGCAGGTCAAACGTGGCATCGCCGATCTGACGACGCAGAAAAAGCGCCTCGAGATGCAAAAGCGCCGCCTCGAGGAGAACGTCGACAAACACAACGGCCAGGCGCGCACGGCCGTCCAGCAAGGTCGTGAGGATCTGGCCCGACGCGCCCTCGAGAAGAAGAAAGCCAAGATGAACCAGATCGAGGAGCTCGAGCGCCAGATCTCCGATCTCCAGCAACAGCAAGATCGGCTGATCGAGCAGAAAGACGAACTCCAGAGCCGAATCGAGGAGTTCCGCACCAAGAAGGAGACGATGAAAGCCCGCTACGAGGCCGCGGAGGCGAGTTCGACCGTTTCGGAGGCGATGACCGCCACGGGAGAGGAATTCGAGGACGTCGGGCGCGCGATCGAACGCGCCGAAGAGCGCACCCAGGACATGGAGGCCCGCGCTGCCGCGCTCGACGAACTCCACGAGTCGGGTGCCTTCGAGGACGTGCTGTCCGACAAGGACACCATCGACCGCGAACTCGAGGCGCTCTCGACCGACAGCGGCGTCGACGCCGAACTCGAGACGCTCAAGGCGGAAGTCGGTGGGGAAGCCGAGTCCGAGGGGGAGGCGGTCGACGCCGACGTCGAAACCGATGCCGACATCGACGCCGAACTCGAGGATCTCGAGACGGAAGTGAACGACGACGAAGTCGACGCCGAACTCGAGGATCTCCAGGAGGAAACTGAGAACTAA
- a CDS encoding dipeptide epimerase, whose amino-acid sequence MTLEASFERVVMPLEFPFTIARGTATEAENVIVTIEDDAGNVGIGGAGPSAHYGETAATVEAVLPDLLAVVEDVGDPHQLGLIERRMRETIERNPAARCAVSIALHDLVTKRLEVPLYRYWGLDPSETVESSYTIGIDDTETMREKTELALERGYGTLKVKLGTDRDIEIIETIRDVAPDVRLYVDANEAWTPREAVRKIEGLASYELEFVEQPVPAEDPEGLKYVYERAALPIAADESCITVEDVPQIANRCDVANLKLMKCGGLREAMRIIHTARAHGLQVMCGCMSESNASIAAACHLAPLLDYADLDGSLLLAEDPYDGVPLPGGEINIASLEGTGTGVVPSR is encoded by the coding sequence ATGACTCTCGAGGCCTCGTTCGAGCGCGTCGTGATGCCCCTCGAGTTCCCGTTTACTATCGCTCGAGGGACGGCAACGGAGGCCGAGAACGTCATCGTCACGATCGAAGACGACGCAGGGAACGTCGGCATCGGTGGCGCTGGCCCCTCCGCGCACTACGGCGAGACCGCGGCGACGGTCGAGGCCGTGTTGCCAGACCTGCTCGCGGTCGTCGAGGACGTCGGCGACCCTCACCAGCTCGGGTTGATTGAGCGACGGATGCGCGAGACCATCGAACGGAACCCGGCCGCTCGCTGTGCCGTCAGCATCGCGCTCCACGATCTCGTCACGAAACGCCTCGAGGTGCCGCTGTATCGCTACTGGGGGCTCGATCCGTCGGAGACGGTCGAAAGCTCGTACACGATCGGGATCGACGACACCGAGACGATGCGTGAAAAGACCGAACTCGCCCTCGAGCGCGGCTACGGCACGCTCAAGGTCAAACTCGGCACCGACCGAGATATCGAGATCATCGAGACGATTCGCGACGTGGCCCCCGACGTTCGCCTCTACGTCGACGCGAACGAGGCCTGGACGCCGCGGGAAGCCGTCCGGAAGATCGAGGGGCTGGCGTCCTACGAGCTCGAGTTCGTCGAACAGCCGGTGCCCGCCGAGGATCCCGAGGGACTGAAATACGTCTACGAGCGGGCGGCGCTGCCGATCGCGGCCGACGAGTCCTGCATCACCGTCGAGGACGTCCCACAGATCGCGAACCGGTGTGACGTCGCCAACCTGAAGCTGATGAAGTGTGGCGGCCTCCGCGAGGCGATGCGGATCATCCACACCGCCCGTGCCCACGGCCTGCAGGTCATGTGCGGGTGTATGTCCGAGTCGAACGCGTCGATCGCCGCGGCTTGTCACCTCGCGCCGCTGCTCGATTACGCCGACCTCGATGGCTCGCTGTTGCTCGCGGAGGATCCGTACGACGGCGTCCCGCTTCCCGGTGGCGAGATCAATATCGCGAGCCTCGAGGGAACCGGAACCGGCGTCGTTCCATCACGGTAG
- a CDS encoding nuclear transport factor 2 family protein, translated as MATISSAVRRGSIDRDDSTTIDDLVADDHVAYETSWGTLVGRNALKTYAEIARAAFPGLTYHIDGLASGDGVVYCQWNVDEASWIESHGSATGNTPPNRKTMVVRLAGYRIVETWQPCDPWLIARPGTASAAVTRATHDDHGER; from the coding sequence GTGGCGACGATATCTTCAGCAGTACGCCGAGGCTCGATCGACCGAGATGATTCGACGACCATCGACGACCTGGTCGCCGACGATCACGTCGCCTACGAAACCAGTTGGGGTACTCTCGTCGGTCGGAATGCGTTAAAAACGTACGCGGAGATTGCCAGGGCAGCGTTTCCCGGACTCACCTATCACATCGACGGCCTCGCCAGCGGCGACGGCGTCGTCTACTGCCAGTGGAACGTCGACGAGGCTAGCTGGATCGAGTCCCACGGATCCGCGACGGGGAACACGCCGCCGAACCGGAAGACGATGGTCGTCCGACTCGCGGGCTACCGGATCGTCGAAACCTGGCAGCCCTGTGATCCCTGGCTGATTGCACGGCCGGGCACAGCTTCAGCGGCGGTCACTCGCGCGACACACGACGACCACGGCGAACGATAA
- a CDS encoding alpha/beta hydrolase, which translates to MSSSTSASIVVPGARDVRGTLEEPGTDASPSAIVVACPPHPQHGGNRSDRRLVAVSDWLVDHGIACLRIDYGEWDEGRGERTDVTNAIRWAAERYDRIGVFGFSFGSALALLASGDDPAVEAVAALAPPTRLNPDLEVLPALESLAIPVLIAYGVRDTTVDWEPVVDLGEERDDRVLEWSADHFFIGQHEAIAADIGSFFAETIGSTDAD; encoded by the coding sequence ATGTCATCGTCCACGTCCGCGTCCATCGTCGTGCCCGGCGCTCGAGACGTCCGTGGGACGCTCGAAGAGCCAGGGACGGATGCGTCGCCGTCGGCCATCGTCGTCGCCTGCCCACCCCATCCCCAGCACGGCGGGAACCGAAGCGATCGACGACTCGTGGCGGTCAGCGACTGGCTCGTCGACCACGGAATCGCCTGCCTCCGCATCGACTACGGCGAGTGGGACGAGGGTCGGGGCGAACGCACGGACGTCACGAACGCGATCCGTTGGGCGGCCGAGCGCTACGACCGTATCGGCGTCTTCGGCTTCAGTTTCGGCTCCGCGCTGGCGCTGCTCGCGAGCGGCGACGACCCTGCCGTCGAGGCGGTCGCCGCCCTCGCCCCACCGACGCGCCTCAACCCGGATCTCGAGGTGTTGCCGGCGCTCGAGTCCCTCGCTATCCCGGTGTTGATCGCCTACGGCGTCCGGGATACGACAGTCGACTGGGAACCGGTCGTCGATCTGGGGGAGGAGCGCGACGACCGCGTGCTCGAGTGGTCGGCCGATCACTTCTTCATCGGGCAACACGAGGCGATCGCCGCCGACATCGGCTCGTTTTTCGCGGAGACGATCGGTTCGACAGACGCAGACTGA
- a CDS encoding FxLYD domain-containing protein, producing the protein MADDIRSRRRLLTTTGVALGSTLGLAGCLGRGGPAYDGDGTEPGRTPVDADGEARTTEEMAAASALAVTEPAEGVSPVEGIEIADHAFVLEDDFRGSTVQGRLENTGDDRLSVVEVRVRVYDEAGAQLGLYLDRTSDLEANTAWSFTVILLEAPSDIASYDIAAVGAPA; encoded by the coding sequence ATGGCGGACGACATTCGCTCCCGACGACGACTGCTCACGACGACGGGCGTGGCACTCGGGTCGACGCTCGGCCTCGCCGGCTGTCTCGGCCGCGGCGGCCCGGCCTACGATGGCGACGGCACCGAACCAGGTCGAACCCCGGTCGACGCCGACGGCGAGGCCCGAACGACCGAGGAGATGGCAGCCGCCTCGGCGCTCGCCGTCACGGAACCAGCGGAGGGCGTCTCCCCCGTCGAGGGAATCGAGATCGCCGACCACGCGTTCGTCCTCGAGGACGATTTCCGCGGCTCGACGGTACAGGGACGGCTCGAAAACACCGGCGACGATCGGCTCTCGGTCGTCGAAGTTCGCGTACGTGTGTACGACGAGGCGGGGGCCCAACTGGGGCTGTATCTCGATCGCACCAGCGATCTCGAGGCCAACACTGCGTGGTCGTTTACGGTGATCCTGCTCGAGGCACCGTCGGATATTGCGTCCTACGATATCGCTGCGGTTGGTGCACCGGCGTGA
- a CDS encoding DUF1611 domain-containing protein, with protein sequence MRVAILAHEKFPDRAKTALGVLRYADYDVAAVLDRDSAGQRVNDLVPDVQDAPIVTEMADLEADAVDALLIGIAPVGGGFDESWRADVRTALERGCDLISGLHYFLEEDEEIAALADEYGCDIWDVRKPHDDLTVAEGIADEVDANVVLTVGTDCGVGKMTATMELARDAKAAGYDAVAIPTGQTGIMIEGWGNPVDRVISDFTAGSVEEMIIEKGDDHDYLFVEGQGSIIHPAYSAVTCGILHGSMPDAMVLCHDAGRDALAHGFDVAIPSAQTYVDLYEGLAEPVKQAPVVAGALNTYRLEDDDAREAVDAFEADLGKPATDVVRYGTDEILEVLL encoded by the coding sequence ATGCGTGTCGCAATTCTCGCTCACGAAAAGTTCCCCGACCGGGCCAAGACGGCTCTCGGTGTGCTCCGGTACGCCGATTACGACGTCGCTGCCGTCCTCGACCGCGACAGCGCCGGTCAGCGCGTCAACGATCTCGTCCCGGATGTCCAGGACGCCCCGATTGTCACCGAAATGGCCGACCTCGAGGCCGACGCTGTCGACGCCCTGCTGATCGGAATCGCACCGGTCGGCGGCGGGTTCGACGAATCCTGGCGGGCGGACGTTCGGACGGCGCTCGAACGCGGCTGCGATCTCATCTCCGGGTTACACTACTTCCTCGAGGAAGACGAGGAGATCGCCGCGCTGGCCGACGAGTACGGCTGTGATATCTGGGACGTCCGCAAACCGCACGACGACCTCACCGTCGCCGAGGGGATCGCCGACGAGGTCGACGCGAATGTCGTGTTGACCGTCGGCACCGACTGCGGGGTCGGCAAGATGACGGCGACGATGGAATTGGCCCGGGACGCGAAAGCGGCGGGTTACGACGCGGTCGCGATCCCGACCGGTCAGACGGGGATCATGATCGAGGGCTGGGGCAACCCCGTCGACCGCGTCATTAGCGACTTCACCGCCGGATCTGTCGAGGAGATGATCATCGAGAAGGGCGACGACCACGACTACCTGTTCGTCGAAGGTCAGGGGAGCATTATCCACCCGGCGTATTCGGCCGTCACCTGCGGGATCCTTCACGGATCGATGCCCGATGCAATGGTTCTCTGTCACGACGCTGGACGGGATGCCCTCGCCCACGGATTCGACGTGGCGATTCCTTCCGCCCAGACCTATGTCGACCTCTATGAAGGGCTGGCCGAGCCAGTCAAACAGGCGCCGGTCGTCGCGGGCGCACTCAACACGTACCGACTCGAGGACGACGACGCCCGCGAAGCGGTCGACGCGTTCGAGGCCGACCTCGGCAAACCGGCGACCGACGTCGTCCGCTATGGCACGGACGAGATTCTGGAGGTGCTGCTATGA
- a CDS encoding Hvo_1808 family surface protein, protein MSERSFRRTLVGVVLAVALVTVAGFAIAGAGIGAVAGDGTAGTTADDPTALEQPAALSSQPAASQSPPPVEPCAAEPPEDFAAPEDGNDTIGWFDGYWYNQPLEIDADDGLTEAELEQVSARTAARFEALRCLTFESMPPVEIVDREEFAEQTEAQYGEVDQRTSQFDNAQFETLLLIGSEEDAIEVRQQDRSATVGGYYDFVNDEIVVISDDPNQLQLDEAILAHELGHALQNQHFDLAQYTRDTRDLDNGKLGVIEGDVHRVEQRYLEYCQEDLWNEPCILDDAEDEGDAQEPPNWGLYFMQFQPYSDGPSFVDHVYEEGGWDAVDALYDDMPRSSVEVIYPEHYGEFETADLEVADRSSGDWERLTFEDGPDHNVIGQAGLSAIFMDPAYDGTPIVDPNTFLNIDPETGDIDPSNPLNYDLEATSGWEGDRLYVYENDDHTGSVWKLAWSDNSEAATFVDAYEALVDVRGGQAVDGYAHTYTFGEGSEFDMALTIYPDDDRVWIVTAPTVDALTDVHDDVELVEAGESPLEDDDADDSDTDAGNDSDADDDTDADDDATGDDGIPGFGIVAAVSALLATAGFAMRLGGRFRLE, encoded by the coding sequence ATGAGCGAACGGAGCTTCCGACGTACCCTGGTCGGTGTCGTCCTCGCTGTTGCCCTCGTCACGGTCGCGGGTTTCGCGATCGCTGGTGCAGGCATCGGTGCGGTCGCCGGCGATGGGACAGCGGGAACGACCGCCGACGACCCGACAGCGCTCGAGCAGCCAGCGGCGCTCTCGAGTCAGCCAGCGGCGAGCCAGTCACCGCCACCCGTCGAACCGTGTGCCGCCGAACCGCCTGAAGACTTCGCCGCGCCCGAAGACGGCAACGACACGATCGGCTGGTTCGACGGCTACTGGTACAACCAGCCACTCGAGATCGACGCCGACGACGGCCTGACGGAGGCGGAACTCGAACAGGTGAGCGCTCGGACGGCCGCACGGTTCGAGGCACTGCGCTGTCTCACGTTCGAGTCGATGCCACCGGTCGAGATCGTCGACCGCGAGGAATTCGCCGAGCAAACCGAGGCCCAGTACGGCGAGGTCGACCAGCGCACCAGCCAGTTCGACAACGCCCAGTTCGAGACGCTGTTGCTCATCGGCAGCGAGGAGGACGCAATTGAGGTACGCCAGCAGGATCGCAGCGCGACCGTCGGCGGCTACTACGACTTCGTGAACGACGAAATCGTCGTCATCTCCGACGATCCCAACCAGTTGCAACTCGACGAGGCAATCCTGGCTCACGAACTCGGCCACGCCCTCCAGAACCAGCACTTCGATCTCGCGCAGTACACCCGAGACACCCGCGATCTCGACAACGGCAAACTCGGCGTGATCGAAGGCGACGTCCACCGCGTCGAACAGCGCTACCTCGAGTACTGCCAGGAGGACTTGTGGAACGAGCCCTGTATCCTCGACGATGCGGAGGACGAGGGGGACGCCCAGGAGCCGCCGAACTGGGGGCTGTACTTCATGCAGTTCCAGCCCTACAGCGACGGTCCGTCGTTCGTCGACCACGTTTACGAGGAGGGCGGCTGGGACGCCGTCGACGCCCTCTACGACGACATGCCGCGCTCGTCGGTCGAGGTGATATACCCCGAGCACTACGGCGAGTTCGAGACGGCCGACCTCGAGGTCGCGGATCGCTCGAGCGGCGACTGGGAGCGCCTGACGTTCGAGGACGGCCCCGACCACAACGTAATCGGCCAGGCCGGGCTGTCTGCGATATTCATGGATCCCGCCTACGACGGCACGCCCATCGTCGACCCGAACACGTTCCTGAACATCGATCCCGAGACCGGCGACATCGACCCGTCGAACCCGCTGAACTACGACCTCGAGGCGACCAGCGGCTGGGAAGGTGACCGGCTCTACGTGTACGAGAACGACGATCACACCGGCTCGGTCTGGAAACTCGCCTGGAGCGACAACAGTGAGGCGGCGACGTTCGTCGACGCCTACGAGGCCCTCGTCGACGTTCGCGGCGGCCAGGCCGTCGACGGCTACGCCCACACCTACACCTTCGGCGAGGGTAGCGAGTTCGATATGGCCCTGACGATCTACCCCGATGACGACCGGGTCTGGATCGTCACCGCGCCGACCGTCGATGCCTTGACCGACGTCCACGACGACGTCGAGTTGGTCGAAGCCGGCGAGAGCCCGCTCGAGGACGACGATGCGGATGATTCCGACACCGACGCCGGCAACGATTCTGACGCCGACGACGACACCGACGCGGACGACGACGCTACCGGGGACGACGGTATTCCCGGGTTCGGCATTGTCGCCGCGGTGAGTGCGCTGCTCGCCACGGCCGGGTTTGCGATGCGTCTGGGCGGTCGGTTCCGCCTCGAGTAA
- the upp gene encoding uracil phosphoribosyltransferase, with the protein MPIEDRGDAYLVTHALAKDTLSRLRDVETEQVSFRKGLVKLGRICGYEIIDGRMETEYVQIETPLEATMGERVKGLDDIVIINVLRAATPFVEGLLKAFPRARQGVISASRDEEAGRDETGTFPITIDYVKLPEITPDDTVIVADPMLATGSTMNAVLEHVVENSADPEQLIVLSAVSAPEGLLRVGEQFSDIDLLTVAIDDHLDDDGFIVPGLGDAGDRAFRTT; encoded by the coding sequence ATGCCGATCGAAGACCGTGGTGACGCCTACCTCGTCACCCACGCGCTGGCGAAGGACACGCTCTCGCGCCTGCGAGACGTCGAAACCGAACAGGTGAGCTTTCGGAAGGGGCTCGTGAAACTCGGCCGCATCTGTGGCTACGAGATCATCGACGGCCGAATGGAGACCGAGTACGTTCAGATCGAGACGCCCCTCGAGGCCACGATGGGCGAGCGCGTCAAGGGTCTCGACGACATCGTCATTATCAACGTCCTCCGGGCGGCGACACCCTTCGTCGAAGGGCTACTCAAAGCGTTCCCACGGGCCCGCCAGGGTGTCATCAGCGCCAGTCGAGACGAGGAAGCCGGCCGGGACGAAACCGGGACGTTCCCGATCACGATCGACTACGTCAAACTGCCCGAGATCACTCCCGACGACACCGTCATCGTCGCCGACCCGATGCTGGCGACGGGCAGCACGATGAACGCCGTGCTCGAGCACGTCGTCGAGAACTCCGCCGATCCCGAGCAGTTGATCGTCCTCTCGGCGGTCTCGGCACCCGAAGGGCTGTTGCGGGTCGGCGAGCAGTTCTCCGACATCGACCTCCTCACCGTCGCCATCGACGATCACCTCGACGACGACGGCTTCATCGTCCCCGGTCTCGGCGACGCGGGCGATCGGGCGTTCCGGACGACGTAG
- a CDS encoding Vms1/Ankzf1 family peptidyl-tRNA hydrolase: MIDKLLGRATLKARIDELEDENEGLRRRYEAESDRRSEAATARQRAEREQNQLQDRIAQLEGELERLEAEHEHARDDGHAVEPRRRDRLRGAELTAVLDRLESVRTEPEGALTATLPANWELSDGVPDPLTDIFGDRTVLLEDVAPAIVYADDAQLISVALSPPIDPSVAESGSGQSGKPATANRRSANAETITLEWGDRFQVDRSWFCPQGEFTLALVRADLFALGVYDGDERIDYHGFESDVKGSHSKGGFSQGRFERIREGQIADHLERCRDALSSHRTDPLYLVGQREAISRLVENWGVDPEATAAVDATGKPKSALEDAFRSFFTTELLVV; encoded by the coding sequence ATGATCGATAAGCTGCTCGGGCGGGCCACACTCAAAGCCCGTATCGACGAACTCGAGGACGAAAACGAGGGGCTGCGCCGACGCTACGAGGCCGAATCCGACCGTCGATCGGAGGCCGCAACTGCTCGACAGCGGGCCGAACGCGAGCAGAACCAACTCCAGGATCGCATCGCCCAGCTCGAGGGTGAACTCGAGCGCCTCGAAGCCGAGCACGAACACGCTCGCGACGATGGCCACGCGGTCGAGCCACGTCGGCGGGATCGGCTCCGTGGCGCGGAACTGACGGCCGTTCTCGACCGCCTCGAATCCGTCCGAACGGAACCGGAGGGTGCGTTGACGGCGACGCTTCCGGCGAACTGGGAGCTCTCGGACGGCGTCCCCGATCCGCTCACCGACATCTTCGGCGACCGGACTGTCTTGCTCGAGGATGTCGCGCCGGCCATCGTGTACGCTGACGATGCTCAACTGATCTCGGTGGCATTGTCGCCCCCGATCGATCCGTCCGTCGCCGAGTCGGGGTCGGGGCAGTCAGGGAAGCCCGCAACGGCAAACCGACGGTCGGCTAACGCGGAAACGATCACTCTCGAGTGGGGAGACCGCTTCCAGGTTGATCGATCGTGGTTCTGTCCCCAAGGGGAGTTCACGCTGGCGCTGGTTCGCGCGGATCTGTTCGCCCTCGGCGTCTACGACGGCGACGAACGGATCGATTACCACGGGTTCGAAAGCGACGTCAAAGGCAGTCACTCCAAGGGCGGCTTCTCACAGGGGCGGTTCGAACGAATTCGGGAAGGGCAGATCGCCGATCACCTCGAGCGCTGCCGGGACGCGCTGTCTTCTCACCGGACGGATCCGCTGTACCTCGTCGGCCAGCGGGAAGCGATCTCGAGGCTGGTCGAGAACTGGGGCGTCGATCCCGAGGCGACCGCTGCGGTCGACGCGACGGGGAAGCCGAAATCGGCGCTCGAGGACGCGTTTCGCTCGTTTTTCACGACGGAGCTGTTGGTCGTTTGA
- a CDS encoding Hvo_1808 family surface protein yields MRVRRLAVAVGVVFLVVLAGCTAPLSVPDDRPGDPDRELGNVAGYNATDTIEIDDPNRLSHAELEAVTYRAMARIEEIRGLRFTEDVEIEVYTRAELREYFDRGDEPADAFTNELWRAAFVVDGETDVNDAFDQLYGDAVQGFYVDNRIVIVTDDPDTIRIDRGTLVHELVHALQDQQFGLERQGQTLDERRAENGLIEGEANYLPTLYDQRCGSEWECLPDLEPLEGAEAASAGELNVGLFLSIYAPYSEGPTFVEHLHETGGWDAIDTAFEDRPVSTAQIIHPERYPDDRPVEIDVADRSSPGWEPITDEDGAVRTETVGEATLFAALWSNGALEHSITAAGTDLSPYNYSHPTTAAWAGDTFVTYNETDGPETGHVWVLEFRDAGGADRFAEAYERLLENRGADAVADADGTYRITDEAFVGAYRVTVDDNRVELVGAPTVADLEAIRPPENGTLEATNAPIVSAPARNAVTASVPTGTVSLAG; encoded by the coding sequence ATGCGCGTTCGTCGCCTCGCCGTCGCTGTCGGTGTCGTCTTCCTCGTCGTCCTTGCCGGCTGTACGGCACCCCTGTCGGTTCCGGACGACCGGCCGGGCGATCCGGATCGCGAACTGGGGAACGTCGCGGGGTACAATGCGACCGACACGATCGAAATCGACGATCCGAACCGTCTGAGCCACGCCGAACTCGAGGCCGTGACCTACCGTGCTATGGCCCGCATCGAGGAGATTCGTGGCCTGCGGTTCACCGAGGACGTGGAGATCGAGGTGTACACGCGTGCGGAACTTCGTGAGTACTTCGATCGCGGTGACGAACCGGCCGACGCCTTCACGAACGAACTCTGGCGGGCGGCGTTCGTCGTCGACGGCGAGACCGACGTGAACGACGCGTTCGATCAGCTGTACGGTGATGCGGTTCAGGGTTTTTACGTCGATAATCGGATCGTCATCGTCACCGACGACCCCGACACGATCCGGATCGATCGCGGAACGCTGGTGCACGAACTCGTCCACGCCCTCCAGGATCAGCAGTTCGGGCTCGAGCGTCAGGGACAGACCCTCGACGAACGCCGGGCGGAGAACGGACTGATCGAGGGCGAGGCGAACTACCTGCCGACGCTGTACGACCAGCGCTGTGGATCGGAGTGGGAGTGTCTTCCCGACCTGGAGCCACTGGAGGGGGCGGAAGCGGCGTCGGCGGGCGAACTCAATGTGGGGCTGTTCCTCTCGATCTACGCCCCCTACTCCGAGGGGCCGACGTTCGTCGAGCACCTCCACGAGACCGGCGGATGGGACGCTATCGACACCGCCTTCGAGGATCGGCCGGTCAGCACCGCCCAGATTATACACCCTGAACGGTACCCCGACGACCGGCCGGTCGAGATCGACGTCGCGGATCGCTCGAGCCCCGGGTGGGAGCCGATAACGGACGAGGACGGCGCGGTGCGAACCGAGACGGTGGGTGAGGCGACGCTGTTCGCCGCGCTGTGGTCGAACGGCGCGCTCGAGCACTCGATCACGGCCGCCGGCACCGACCTATCGCCGTACAACTACTCGCATCCGACGACGGCGGCGTGGGCGGGTGACACGTTCGTCACTTACAACGAGACGGACGGGCCGGAAACCGGTCACGTCTGGGTACTCGAGTTCCGGGATGCCGGGGGTGCCGACCGATTTGCGGAGGCGTACGAACGCCTCCTCGAGAATCGGGGTGCCGATGCCGTCGCGGACGCCGATGGGACGTACCGAATCACCGACGAGGCGTTCGTTGGCGCATATCGTGTCACCGTCGACGACAACCGAGTCGAACTCGTCGGCGCGCCGACGGTCGCTGACCTCGAGGCGATTCGACCACCCGAAAACGGGACGCTTGAGGCGACGAATGCACCCATCGTATCCGCCCCTGCGCGGAACGCGGTTACCGCAAGCGTTCCCACTGGAACGGTGTCGCTGGCAGGGTAA
- a CDS encoding DUF5802 family protein, producing the protein MFEAFSGSYYLGRLYVTPTSGDHARMERTQHERINEAVYATGDGIERLDTPLVMKLETGHFPVHGDEAVPTNTLAVPESFLEGTRIRNPPTLREVFLARRERAKQLLGFGFGGVREQWELPDPRWSDDTEDEETGT; encoded by the coding sequence ATGTTCGAGGCTTTCTCCGGAAGCTACTATCTCGGACGTCTCTACGTGACGCCGACTAGCGGCGATCACGCCCGTATGGAGCGGACACAGCACGAACGCATCAACGAAGCCGTCTACGCGACCGGCGACGGAATCGAACGCCTCGATACCCCGCTCGTGATGAAACTCGAGACCGGCCACTTTCCGGTACACGGTGACGAGGCCGTCCCCACGAATACGCTCGCGGTTCCCGAGTCGTTCCTCGAGGGAACGCGTATTCGGAATCCGCCAACGTTACGGGAGGTGTTTCTCGCTCGCCGTGAACGCGCCAAACAACTCCTGGGGTTCGGCTTTGGCGGCGTGCGGGAGCAGTGGGAGCTGCCTGACCCGAGGTGGAGCGACGACACTGAAGACGAAGAAACCGGGACGTAA